DNA from Terriglobales bacterium:
CGCAGCACACGGCCGGGGAGGTTGTCGATGGGCGCGAGCGTGCGCCATTCTTCCGGGCGTCCGCGCATGTGCATGAGGATGCAGCCGCAGGCGAGTTCGGCCACGGCGCCGGCCATGGCGGGGTCCCAGCGGAAGGCGCTGATGTCGTTGATGATCTCGGCGCCGGCTTCGACGGCGCGGCGGGCGACGCCAGACTTATAGGTATCCACGGAAATGATGGCCTGCGGCCGCCCGCGCAGGACGCCTTCAATCACCGGCAGGACGCGCCGCAGTTCCTCTTCCTCCGGAACGCGGTCGGCCGAGCCCGGACGAGTGGACTCGCCGCCGATGTCGAGCAGATCGGCGCCTTCGTCGAGCAGGCGCAGGGCGTGGGCGACAGCGAGGTCGGGATCGAGGTAGAGGCCGCCGTCGGAGAAAGAGTCGGGCGTGACATTGACCACGCCCATGACGAGAGTACGCGAGCCCAGCTCAAGTGAGCGGGACTTGAGCCGCCAGGTGAAGGGGGGGCGCATAAAGGCAGTTTCGAGTTTCTGGCTTCTGGTTTCCAGTTGCAAGTCCCGTGGCGGAAAGCCAAGCACAAAGGACACCCTTCGACAGGCTCACGGCAGGCTCCGGCAACACGAAGGAGGGGTGCCGGCTTGCCAACGTCTTGCCGGCGGAAACCGAGGGCGAGGACGGCAAACTCCGCTAGAATTCTCCTGATGCATAAGCGTTGCCGAGTTGCGGTCGTTGTTGTGCTGATCCTGATTGCGTCGCAGGCGGTTGCCGCGACGAAGGCCGAGAAGGCGCGCCAGAAGGTCCTGGCGGCGAAGATCGACGCCATTCTGGCCGAGCCGCAAGCGGCGCGCGGCTTCTGGGGCGTCGAGGTAGTGTCGCTGCGCAGCGGCACGACGCTCTACGAGCGCAATGCGGAGAAGCTGTTCACGCCGGCGTCGAACACCAAGCTTTTCATCACGGCGGCGGCTTTGGCGCTGATCGGGCCGGAGCACAAGTTCCGCACCACGGTAGAGGCGGCTGCGGCACCCGACCGCTACGGGCGCATCAGCGGGGACCTGATGCTGGTGGGGCGGGGCGATCCGAATCTCTCCGGCCGGACGCTGCCCTACAAGACGCGCACCGAGCGCGGGCAACCGCCGGTGTTCGTGCTGGAGCAACTGGCGGACCAACTGGCGGCGCGCGGCGTGCGGGTGGTGGAGGGCGACGTGGTCGCCGACGACACCTACTTCGTCTTCGAGCGCTACGCGGAAGGCTGGTCGTACGACGATGTGGCGCGGGCCTGGGGCGCGCCAGTCTCGGCGTTGTCGCTCAACGACAACGTGCTGTTCATCCGCATCCTGCCCGGCGAGCGGGCGGGCGAGAAGGCCTTCGTCACGCTGGACCCGTTCCCCGAAACCTTCCAGATCGACAACCGGCTGGTGACCACGGCGGCAGGCAGCGGACCGCGCAACGTGGTGGTGGACCGGCAGCCGGGTTCCAACACACTGACGCTATGGGGTTCGATCCCGGCGGACGACACGGGCACGAGTGAGGCCATCGCGCTGGAAGATCCAGCGGATTTTTCCGCGCGCATTTTCCGGCGGCTGCTGGAGCGACGCGGCATCAATGTTTACGGGAAGGCGCGCGCCCGACACCAGGAGCCCATGGGACTGCCGACCTTTCACGTCACGGCGACAGCCAGCGCCGGCGGTGGTCCGGTAGAGACCGGCTCTGCCGTGCCGCGGACCGTCGTGCTGGCAACGCATGAGTCGCTGCCGCTGCTGGAAGACCTCCGAGTCATTAACAAGGTCAGCCAGAACCTGCACGCGGAGATGGCGCTGCGACTGCTGGGGCGCGAGAAAGGGACGGCGGGATCGATCGAGGCCGGGCTCTCGGTGTTGCAGTTTTTCCTCACGCCGGCGGGAGTGAACCCAGCGGAAGTAGTGTTGTATGACGGATCCGGGCTTTCGCGGAAGAACCTGGTTTCACCGCGGGCGGTGGTGGGCCTTCTGCGCTATGCGGCAGGTCAGCCCTGGGGCGCAGCTTACCGCGAGACGCTGCCGGTCGCGGGCCAGGACGGGTCGCTGGCCGAGCGCTTCCGCGGCACAGGCGCCGAAGGGCGGGTGCAGGCCAAGACGGGGTCCATGGAGCATGTGAAGTCGCTCTCCGGATACCTGACGACGCTCGGGGGCGAGCCCATCGCGTTCTCCATCCTCTCCAACAACCACACCTTTTCCTACGAGCAAGCCGACGCCGTGATTGACCGCATCGTGCAAGCGGTGGTGGACGATCGGACAGCGAGGCGGCGAAAGAAGTAGGACCTGGTGGCGGTTCAGGTCTTCCTGGTGTACTCGACGTAGGCTTCGCCCATGCCGACGCGCACCCGAGTAGCCAGCGCTTTTTCGCCTTCCAGGCAACGGGTGCACAAACAAGCATAATCGAGGATGGTGCCGTCCTCGCGTTCCGAACGCACGGGCAGGACATGGCGCACGTGCGCGCGGCATACCGAGCACAGCGCGCCGCCGTGCAGACCGTATTGCAGTTCCGCGAAAGAGATGAGCAGGCGCTCGCGTTTCTTGTCCGGGGGAGCGTCCTTGGTCTCGTCGAGCGTCTTGAGATACTCCTGCCAGAGCTCGGGCGGGATCGGCCTGTGCTTGTTCGTCATGCGGGCGTGAGTATTTGACCACCGGCCAGTCACGGGCTGCAACTGACAAGCTAGCGAAGATCGTACGTGAAGCGCGTCGGGCTGGATTCTCCGGGCTGGGGAGGAAACCGGAAGGCGGGAACCGTGAGCCGGATGCGGCGCGAAAGCGGGGAAGGGTCGAGCACGGCCGTGTCGCCATCCCAGGCGAGCTGTAAGGGGAGTGGCGCGCGCGCGAACTCCACCGGCTGCCGGGAGCCGCAGCAGAGATAGAGCGAGACCAGGTCGCACAACTGGAGTACGTCCACCAGCGTCTCGACCTCCTGCGGGGTTTGCGACTGGCGGTCGAATAAATGCGCACGCCGCTCTTCCTCGCGCCGGACGAAGACTTGCACCAGGGCGGCATCGGCAGCGGGACGCATTTCTGCAACGCTACGGGCCAGGCGCAGGAAGTGGCCGGCGACCATCAAGCCGCCGAGGGGGCCGACGCTGAGAGCGGCCTCGATCGATCCCGTCCAGGCGGCCAGCATCGACATCACGGGGACGTCGAGGAAGGAGAGAGGCCGTGGGCGGCTGTGGTCCGCGAGCACAGCGTCATCGACCGGCGTCCAGCCGGCGTCGTGCAGGGCGATGGCGCGCACTGCGTCGGAATCGAGCGGCGCGGTCTTGGCGGGATTGAAGTGGGCAGCGAGGTCGCCGGCCAGCAGAGCGTGATCCGCTTGGGGAATGAGCCACCAGGCGCTTGCCGGCCTTTGTTGCGCGTGCAGGATGACGTCCCAGGCGGTGGCGGCGTACGAGGACGGGGACTCGGCCGGAATGGGAAAAAGGATCAAACGTCACCGACGGCGCACGGCGCGAGCTCGCATGCGCGCGGCGGCCGCCGGTCCGGCGGTCGAAGGCGGCTTGCGCATGCCTTCCAGCAGTTCCTTGAGGACGGTGGCGTTGTTGTGCTCGGTGTTGCGGGAGGCATAGACCAGGGTCAGCGGCCGCGGCTTATCGGCCAGCCGGTAAAGCTCCTCGAGCGCGCGCGAGGCGGCCGGCTCCGCCAGTTCCCTCAGGTAAAGCGCGCGAAAGCGCATCCAGTGCGAAGGGCGAGCGTGGAACCAGCGACGCAGCCCGTCGGAGGGGGCCAGGTCCTTCAGCCAGGCGTGGAGCCGGGCCGCCTGCTTGTTCACGCCGCGCGGCCACAGGCGGTCCACCAGGACGCGGGTGCCGTCCGTCCTGGCGGGCTTCTCATAGGCGCGTTTGAGCAGAACTTCCATAGGCGGGATGTTCATGATAGCCCGCGTCGCGGGGCAGGGAAAAGGGCGCGTTGACGCCGAGGTGCGGCGGGGATAGCATCCGGTTTTCGTCCATGGGGATGCAGCGCATTCATCC
Protein-coding regions in this window:
- the folP gene encoding dihydropteroate synthase, translating into MRPPFTWRLKSRSLELGSRTLVMGVVNVTPDSFSDGGLYLDPDLAVAHALRLLDEGADLLDIGGESTRPGSADRVPEEEELRRVLPVIEGVLRGRPQAIISVDTYKSGVARRAVEAGAEIINDISAFRWDPAMAGAVAELACGCILMHMRGRPEEWRTLAPIDNLPGRVLRDLAHWAQQALDAGVARDRIVLDPGFGFGKNFEENYPLLARFRELRRLDFPLLAGTSRKSFLGRTLARNGQDAPPGQRLSASLASMTAAILQGAHIVRVHDVKESVEAARIADAILAAKS
- the dacB gene encoding D-alanyl-D-alanine carboxypeptidase/D-alanyl-D-alanine-endopeptidase; this encodes MHKRCRVAVVVVLILIASQAVAATKAEKARQKVLAAKIDAILAEPQAARGFWGVEVVSLRSGTTLYERNAEKLFTPASNTKLFITAAALALIGPEHKFRTTVEAAAAPDRYGRISGDLMLVGRGDPNLSGRTLPYKTRTERGQPPVFVLEQLADQLAARGVRVVEGDVVADDTYFVFERYAEGWSYDDVARAWGAPVSALSLNDNVLFIRILPGERAGEKAFVTLDPFPETFQIDNRLVTTAAGSGPRNVVVDRQPGSNTLTLWGSIPADDTGTSEAIALEDPADFSARIFRRLLERRGINVYGKARARHQEPMGLPTFHVTATASAGGGPVETGSAVPRTVVLATHESLPLLEDLRVINKVSQNLHAEMALRLLGREKGTAGSIEAGLSVLQFFLTPAGVNPAEVVLYDGSGLSRKNLVSPRAVVGLLRYAAGQPWGAAYRETLPVAGQDGSLAERFRGTGAEGRVQAKTGSMEHVKSLSGYLTTLGGEPIAFSILSNNHTFSYEQADAVIDRIVQAVVDDRTARRRKK
- a CDS encoding DUF3891 family protein → MILFPIPAESPSSYAATAWDVILHAQQRPASAWWLIPQADHALLAGDLAAHFNPAKTAPLDSDAVRAIALHDAGWTPVDDAVLADHSRPRPLSFLDVPVMSMLAAWTGSIEAALSVGPLGGLMVAGHFLRLARSVAEMRPAADAALVQVFVRREEERRAHLFDRQSQTPQEVETLVDVLQLCDLVSLYLCCGSRQPVEFARAPLPLQLAWDGDTAVLDPSPLSRRIRLTVPAFRFPPQPGESSPTRFTYDLR
- a CDS encoding DUF488 family protein, producing MNIPPMEVLLKRAYEKPARTDGTRVLVDRLWPRGVNKQAARLHAWLKDLAPSDGLRRWFHARPSHWMRFRALYLRELAEPAASRALEELYRLADKPRPLTLVYASRNTEHNNATVLKELLEGMRKPPSTAGPAAAARMRARAVRRR